From Methylomonas sp. EFPC3, a single genomic window includes:
- a CDS encoding DUF58 domain-containing protein, with translation MDAQHTADNPRVAVTLKGLVDLAKPAAAISLGHANIRAAQSGNYLSHLKGRGMAFDETRLYQPGDDVRRIDWRVTARTGKPHSKIFKEERERPMFIAVDYRATMAFATRGVFKSVQAARLAALLAWAALQQGDRIGGQIFSEAGCLELRPQTGKPALLRFLNALVKPAYSGDPADQLDIPLSRLLHHARPGSRVYILSDFRGLNPAAERHLTNLAKHCEVVMVHIADPLEMRLPSKGRYRFTDGLREILFDSADRQRAQSYQQQFADRRRLLQKLSSQLHSLLIPCSTQQTALDVLTGARPHCR, from the coding sequence ATGGATGCGCAACACACCGCCGATAACCCGCGGGTGGCGGTTACTCTGAAAGGCTTGGTCGATCTGGCCAAACCGGCCGCCGCGATCAGCCTGGGTCACGCCAATATCCGCGCCGCGCAGAGCGGTAATTACCTGTCGCATCTGAAAGGGCGCGGCATGGCCTTCGACGAAACCCGTCTGTACCAGCCCGGCGACGATGTACGCCGCATCGATTGGCGCGTCACCGCCCGCACCGGCAAACCGCACAGCAAAATTTTCAAAGAGGAACGCGAGCGGCCGATGTTCATCGCCGTCGATTACCGGGCGACGATGGCTTTCGCTACCCGCGGCGTGTTCAAGTCGGTGCAGGCCGCCCGTCTGGCGGCTTTGCTGGCGTGGGCCGCATTGCAACAGGGCGACCGCATCGGCGGCCAGATATTCAGCGAAGCCGGTTGCCTGGAATTGCGGCCGCAAACCGGCAAGCCGGCCTTGCTGCGGTTTTTGAATGCCTTGGTAAAACCGGCTTACAGCGGCGACCCGGCAGATCAGCTCGATATTCCGCTGTCCAGGCTGCTACATCACGCCCGCCCCGGCAGCCGGGTTTATATCCTCAGCGATTTTCGCGGTCTGAATCCGGCCGCCGAACGGCATTTGACCAATTTGGCCAAGCACTGCGAAGTGGTCATGGTGCATATTGCCGACCCGTTGGAAATGCGCTTGCCCAGCAAGGGCCGCTACAGATTTACCGACGGCTTGCGGGAAATCCTATTCGACAGCGCCGACCGGCAACGGGCGCAGTCCTATCAGCAACAGTTTGCCGATCGTCGGCGCCTGCTGCAGAAATTGTCCAGCCAATTGCACTCGCTGCTGATCCCCTGTAGCACGCAGCAAACCGCTCTGGACGTGCTGACCGGCGCCCGGCCGCATTGCCGCTAG
- a CDS encoding MoxR family ATPase, whose amino-acid sequence MTATSPDSCQAALQQLKHHINSQIIGQEVLVERMLIALLADGHLLVEGAPGLAKTRAINVLSQGVQADFHRVQFTPDLLPADLTGTEIYRPQPGSFEFQKGPLFHNLILADEINRAPAKVQAALLEAMAERQITVGKATYPLPQLFMVMATQNPIEQEGTYPLPEAQLDRFLLHVKIDYPDAGHEQAILHLARAEAKGALQNGDYQAPKISQQTLFAARGEVLDLYMADSLEQYLLQIVLATRKPAAYGQDLAGWIQYGASPRASIALDRCARAKAWLAQRDFVDPADIQDMAYDVLRHRLILSYEAEAEGVTADYVVKELIARIAVP is encoded by the coding sequence ATGACTGCAACAAGTCCCGATTCCTGCCAAGCGGCGCTGCAACAACTCAAACACCATATCAATAGCCAAATCATCGGCCAGGAAGTCCTGGTAGAGCGGATGCTGATCGCGTTGCTGGCCGACGGCCACCTGTTGGTGGAAGGTGCGCCGGGGTTGGCCAAAACCCGCGCCATCAATGTTCTCAGCCAGGGCGTACAGGCCGATTTTCACCGGGTGCAATTTACCCCGGATCTGTTACCGGCGGATTTGACCGGCACCGAAATATACCGGCCGCAGCCCGGCAGCTTCGAATTTCAGAAAGGTCCGTTATTCCATAATCTGATCCTGGCCGACGAGATCAACCGGGCGCCGGCAAAAGTGCAGGCGGCGTTGCTGGAAGCAATGGCCGAGCGGCAGATCACGGTCGGTAAAGCCACCTATCCGCTGCCGCAACTGTTCATGGTGATGGCGACCCAAAACCCGATCGAACAGGAAGGCACCTATCCGCTGCCGGAAGCTCAGCTCGACCGGTTTTTGCTGCACGTCAAAATCGATTATCCGGATGCCGGCCATGAACAAGCCATTCTGCACCTCGCCCGGGCCGAAGCCAAAGGTGCTTTGCAAAACGGCGACTACCAGGCGCCCAAAATCAGCCAGCAAACGCTGTTCGCCGCCCGTGGCGAGGTACTCGACTTATACATGGCCGATAGTCTGGAGCAATACTTATTGCAGATCGTATTGGCCACCCGTAAACCGGCGGCCTACGGCCAGGACTTGGCCGGTTGGATCCAATACGGCGCCAGCCCGCGCGCCAGCATTGCGCTGGACCGCTGCGCCCGGGCCAAGGCCTGGCTGGCGCAGCGCGATTTCGTCGACCCGGCCGACATCCAGGACATGGCCTACGACGTACTTCGCCACCGGTTGATTTTGTCCTACGAGGCCGAGGCCGAGGGCGTCACTGCCGACTACGTGGTCAAGGAATTGATCGCCAGGATTGCCGTGCCGTGA
- a CDS encoding TIGR00730 family Rossman fold protein, whose amino-acid sequence MSCIKNRTSSSASTSIIDDLKGDQSWRIFRIISEFTEGFDELSGLCDAISIFGSARLKPDHPYYVKTVEIADLLSKQGFAIISGGGPGVMEAANKGAIANDQPSIGLNIELPMEQKPNPYQNIALNFRYFFVRKVMFVRYSIGYVCMPGGFGTLDEFFEALTLMQTHKVYPIPLVLFGSDFWNGLMDWMKAKMLEYGTISEEDLALITVTDDPHEVVNIMVAHREWKDRQRKN is encoded by the coding sequence ATGAGTTGCATCAAAAATCGGACCAGCAGTTCCGCTTCGACCAGCATTATCGACGATTTGAAAGGCGACCAATCCTGGCGCATCTTCCGGATCATCAGCGAGTTTACCGAAGGCTTCGATGAATTATCCGGCCTGTGCGACGCGATCTCGATTTTCGGTTCGGCCCGCTTGAAACCGGATCATCCCTATTACGTCAAGACCGTCGAAATCGCCGACCTGCTCAGCAAACAGGGCTTTGCCATTATCAGCGGCGGCGGTCCGGGCGTAATGGAAGCCGCGAATAAAGGCGCGATCGCCAACGACCAACCCTCCATCGGTTTGAATATCGAATTGCCGATGGAGCAAAAACCCAATCCTTACCAGAATATCGCGCTGAATTTCCGTTACTTCTTCGTGCGCAAAGTCATGTTCGTGCGTTATTCGATCGGTTACGTCTGTATGCCGGGCGGTTTCGGTACGCTGGACGAATTCTTCGAAGCGCTGACGCTGATGCAGACCCACAAGGTCTATCCGATTCCGCTGGTGTTGTTCGGCAGCGACTTCTGGAACGGGCTGATGGACTGGATGAAGGCGAAAATGCTCGAATACGGCACCATTTCCGAAGAGGATTTAGCACTGATCACCGTCACCGACGATCCGCACGAGGTGGTCAACATCATGGTCGCCCATCGCGAATGGAAAGACCGGCAACGTAAAAACTAG
- a CDS encoding dihydroorotase gives MTKIRIDNGRIVDPASGIDAIGPVYIADGKIVAVGEALADFAAEQTIDATGQLVCPGFVDLSVRLREPGQTQKGNIQSETRAALAAGVTSLCLPPDTKPCIDTPAVVEYIKDKAEQAGYAQVYSIGALTQRLNGNELSAMFALKQAGCIAVGNASAPLGNLLILRRAMEYASSHDLLLMFRANEASLSGKGCAHEGAVASRYGLPGIPEAAESIALAQCLELAELTGCRVHFSQISCKQSVIKIQQAKKYGLNVTADVAIHQLHLTENDMAPFDGNYHVMPPLRGTIDRQYLREALANGTIDAICSDHQPHDLDAKLGAFPETESGVAALETLVPLTLALTGQHRIGLTQAIAGLTCNPARIMGLAAGTLAVGSNADICIFDPALVWRVERPAWLSAGCNTPYWGRDLTGRVTHTLQAGRIAYCLSDISGVNRG, from the coding sequence ATGACCAAAATCCGAATCGACAATGGCCGCATCGTCGATCCGGCCAGCGGCATCGACGCCATTGGCCCGGTCTATATCGCCGACGGTAAAATCGTGGCGGTTGGCGAAGCGCTGGCCGATTTCGCTGCCGAACAAACTATCGACGCGACCGGCCAGTTGGTTTGCCCCGGCTTCGTCGACTTGAGCGTGCGCTTACGCGAGCCGGGCCAGACCCAAAAAGGCAATATCCAATCCGAAACCCGGGCCGCGCTGGCCGCGGGCGTGACTTCGTTGTGTTTGCCGCCCGACACCAAGCCCTGTATCGACACGCCGGCCGTGGTCGAATACATCAAAGACAAGGCCGAGCAGGCCGGTTATGCGCAAGTTTACAGTATCGGCGCGCTGACCCAGCGTCTGAACGGCAACGAGCTCAGTGCCATGTTTGCGCTGAAGCAGGCCGGCTGCATCGCAGTCGGCAATGCCAGTGCCCCGCTCGGCAATTTGCTGATCTTGCGCCGGGCGATGGAGTACGCCAGCAGCCACGATTTGCTGCTGATGTTCCGCGCCAACGAAGCGTCCTTGTCCGGCAAGGGCTGCGCCCACGAAGGCGCGGTCGCCAGCCGCTACGGCTTGCCCGGCATTCCGGAAGCGGCGGAATCGATTGCATTGGCACAATGTCTGGAACTGGCCGAACTGACCGGCTGCCGGGTGCATTTCAGTCAGATCAGTTGCAAGCAATCGGTGATCAAGATCCAACAGGCCAAGAAGTACGGTCTGAACGTCACCGCCGACGTCGCGATACACCAACTGCACCTGACCGAAAACGACATGGCACCGTTCGACGGCAATTACCACGTGATGCCGCCGCTACGGGGCACGATAGACCGCCAGTATCTGCGCGAAGCGTTGGCCAACGGCACCATAGACGCGATTTGTTCCGATCACCAACCGCACGATCTGGACGCCAAGCTCGGCGCGTTTCCGGAAACCGAGTCCGGCGTCGCAGCGCTGGAAACGCTGGTGCCGTTGACGCTGGCCCTGACCGGCCAACACCGCATCGGCCTGACGCAAGCGATTGCCGGCCTGACCTGCAACCCGGCGCGGATCATGGGCCTGGCCGCCGGTACGCTGGCCGTGGGCAGCAACGCCGACATCTGTATTTTCGATCCGGCGCTGGTCTGGCGGGTCGAGCGCCCGGCCTGGCTTAGCGCCGGCTGCAACACGCCTTACTGGGGGCGCGACCTGACCGGGCGCGTGACCCACACCTTACAAGCCGGGCGGATTGCATATTGCCTGTCGGATATTTCTGGAGTTAACCGGGGCTGA